The Xanthobacter flavus genome includes a window with the following:
- a CDS encoding B12-binding domain-containing radical SAM protein, whose protein sequence is MSGVRVLLLYPRFAQASFWRNLELARLKGARCMAPPLGLITVAALLPAHWEARLCDLNARPLDPADLAWADVVFVSGMLPQRQEALAAVAAMKAAGKVVVVGGPDVSSSPEAYEAADFRVLGEAEATLSAFVAAWERGERTGLIAAPDERPDVTRTPVPRFDLLHLPDYLFVGVQFSRGCPFTCEFCDIIELYGRVPRTKTTEQMLAELDALYALGYRGHVDFVDDNLIGNKKAVKAFLPHLIAWQHAHGHPFHFSTEASLNLADDPALLDQMAAAGFYLVFVGIESPDPEVLRSTQKKQNTRRDIAASVHRIYAAGIVVIAGFIVGFDNESPDAADAMAELIEEAAIPVVSLGLLYALPDTQLSRRLEREGRMFPLREEDFRNGDQTSAGLNFATLEPRVDVLRRYREVYARVYAPRAFFGRIRRLSELVGRQEGAVKSPEPPPPPAPIDIRQLVADLGRLFGVLATVTWRHPRTAVHVWPVVLRGLKRLDRLEQLLSLALFYMHLGPFSRKLVRDISQQIAEIEAGAWVDPRAAQPAQTPLRAAE, encoded by the coding sequence ATGTCGGGCGTCCGGGTGCTGCTTCTCTATCCGCGGTTCGCGCAGGCGAGCTTCTGGCGCAATCTGGAGCTGGCGCGGCTCAAAGGCGCCCGCTGCATGGCTCCGCCTCTGGGACTGATCACCGTCGCCGCGCTGCTGCCCGCCCACTGGGAGGCGCGGCTGTGCGATCTGAATGCCCGCCCGCTGGACCCGGCCGACCTCGCATGGGCGGACGTTGTTTTCGTGAGCGGCATGCTGCCCCAGCGCCAGGAGGCGCTGGCCGCCGTCGCCGCCATGAAGGCGGCGGGCAAGGTCGTGGTGGTCGGCGGGCCGGATGTGTCGTCCAGCCCCGAAGCCTATGAGGCAGCCGATTTTCGTGTTCTCGGCGAGGCGGAGGCCACGCTCTCCGCTTTCGTGGCGGCCTGGGAGCGGGGCGAGCGCACCGGCCTCATCGCCGCGCCGGACGAGAGGCCGGACGTGACCCGGACGCCGGTGCCGCGCTTCGATCTGCTCCACCTGCCGGACTATCTGTTCGTGGGCGTGCAGTTTTCCCGCGGCTGCCCGTTCACCTGCGAGTTCTGCGACATCATCGAGCTGTATGGCCGGGTGCCGCGCACCAAGACCACCGAGCAGATGCTCGCGGAGCTCGATGCCCTTTACGCGCTCGGCTACCGGGGCCATGTGGATTTCGTCGACGACAATCTGATCGGCAACAAGAAGGCGGTGAAGGCTTTCCTGCCGCATCTTATCGCGTGGCAGCACGCGCACGGTCACCCGTTCCACTTCTCCACCGAGGCCTCGCTCAACCTCGCGGACGATCCGGCGTTGCTGGATCAGATGGCGGCGGCCGGATTTTATCTCGTCTTCGTGGGCATCGAGAGCCCCGATCCGGAGGTGCTGCGCTCCACCCAGAAGAAGCAGAACACCCGGCGCGACATCGCCGCCAGCGTCCACCGCATCTATGCGGCGGGTATCGTGGTCATCGCCGGATTCATCGTCGGTTTTGACAATGAATCCCCCGACGCGGCGGACGCCATGGCGGAGTTGATCGAGGAGGCCGCGATCCCGGTGGTGTCGCTGGGCCTCCTTTATGCGCTTCCCGACACCCAGCTCTCGCGCCGGCTGGAGCGGGAAGGGCGGATGTTCCCGCTGCGGGAAGAGGATTTCCGCAATGGCGACCAGACCAGCGCCGGGCTCAATTTCGCGACCCTGGAGCCACGGGTCGACGTGCTGCGGCGCTATCGCGAGGTCTATGCTCGGGTCTACGCGCCACGCGCCTTCTTCGGCCGTATCCGCCGGCTGTCGGAACTCGTCGGCCGTCAGGAGGGTGCGGTCAAATCTCCCGAGCCGCCTCCGCCACCGGCCCCCATCGACATCAGGCAACTCGTCGCCGATCTCGGGCGGCTGTTCGGCGTGCTCGCCACGGTCACCTGGCGCCATCCGCGCACGGCGGTGCATGTCTGGCCGGTGGTGCTGCGCGGGCTGAAGCGGCTGGACAGGCTGGAGCAGTTGCTCTCGCTGGCGCTGTTCTACATGCACCTCGGGCCATTCTCGCGGAAATTGGTGCGCGATATCTCCCAGCAGATCGCCGAGATCGAAGCCGGCGCGTGGGTGGATCCCCGCGCGGCGCAGCCGGCGCAAACCCCGCTGCGCGCCGCAGAATAG
- a CDS encoding FecR family protein, whose protein sequence is MPISTPARLLARLLASVASLAIVAATGPALAQNSVGTAAAVNPRSTGNAGSGVRTLELGASIIHRERIETSSAGSVQVLFVDKTTLNIGPNSNLVIDEFVYDPNAKAGSMALTLTKGAARFVGGNASHTGGAEVKTPVATIGIRGGVAAVIHRDGETTAILQFGTLTVVGPGGETVVIRRPGFMVTVGRGGMTGPVRVSQAQIDAVIAQTRSQTGQNGGRPGPIPDITGLDRGSSHPCGVPVQGQTTMDLAAATCRSVNTQLQGEADTIAQQASQQNQSNVVIPITPPPYGYGSGGGFPGGYGGGGGFPGFPNLPTFPGFPGFPGGGGGGGGGGGPIGY, encoded by the coding sequence ATGCCCATCAGCACCCCCGCCCGCCTCCTGGCCCGTCTCCTGGCGTCCGTCGCCTCCCTCGCCATCGTGGCCGCCACCGGCCCCGCCCTCGCGCAGAACAGCGTCGGCACGGCCGCGGCGGTCAACCCGCGCTCCACCGGCAACGCCGGCTCGGGCGTCCGCACGCTGGAGCTTGGCGCCAGCATCATCCACCGCGAGCGCATCGAGACCAGCTCCGCCGGCAGCGTGCAGGTCCTGTTCGTGGACAAGACCACGCTGAACATCGGCCCCAACTCGAATCTCGTCATCGACGAGTTCGTCTACGATCCCAACGCCAAGGCCGGCTCCATGGCGCTCACCCTCACCAAGGGTGCGGCGCGCTTCGTCGGCGGCAACGCCAGCCACACGGGCGGGGCCGAGGTGAAGACGCCGGTGGCGACCATCGGCATCCGCGGCGGCGTCGCGGCCGTCATCCACCGCGACGGCGAGACGACGGCCATCCTCCAGTTCGGCACCCTCACCGTGGTGGGGCCGGGCGGGGAGACGGTGGTGATCCGCCGCCCCGGTTTCATGGTCACCGTCGGGCGCGGCGGCATGACGGGTCCGGTGCGCGTGTCGCAGGCCCAGATCGATGCGGTGATCGCCCAGACCCGCAGCCAGACAGGCCAGAACGGCGGGCGGCCCGGCCCCATTCCGGACATCACCGGCCTCGACCGGGGCTCCAGCCACCCGTGCGGCGTGCCGGTGCAGGGCCAGACCACCATGGACCTCGCCGCGGCCACGTGCCGTTCGGTGAACACGCAGCTCCAGGGCGAGGCGGACACCATCGCCCAGCAGGCCTCCCAGCAGAACCAGAGCAACGTCGTCATCCCCATCACCCCGCCGCCCTATGGCTACGGCAGCGGCGGTGGGTTCCCCGGCGGCTATGGCGGTGGCGGCGGCTTTCCGGGCTTCCCCAACCTGCCGACCTTCCCCGGCTTCCCGGGCTTCCCCGGTGGCGGTGGTGGTGGCGGCGGCGGCGGCGGACCCATCGGCTACTGA
- a CDS encoding ABC transporter permease — protein sequence MKISNEDLAPVYFTVALFVIWEVACRLFRIDTFILPAPTEIFAAMVKYWWPLLKNSFVTLWTTMAGFAIAVVFGIALGVVVGWSRTIYRGLYPVMIGFNSVPKVAVVPILIMWFGIGEVPAILTAFLISFFPIVVNVATGLATTEPELEDVLRALGASKLDIMRKVGIPRTGPYLFGALKVGITLAFVGAVVSETIGANAGVGHLMVQAGSNFQMPLVFAGLISLAIQGILMYAIFAVFERRMVAWAFRSSQSAGG from the coding sequence ATGAAAATCTCAAACGAAGACCTCGCCCCCGTCTATTTCACAGTTGCGCTGTTCGTGATCTGGGAGGTGGCCTGCCGACTGTTCAGGATCGACACCTTCATCCTGCCCGCGCCCACCGAGATTTTCGCCGCGATGGTGAAATACTGGTGGCCGCTCCTGAAGAACTCCTTTGTCACGCTCTGGACCACCATGGCGGGCTTCGCCATAGCGGTGGTGTTCGGCATTGCGCTGGGCGTGGTGGTCGGCTGGTCGCGCACCATCTATCGCGGGCTCTATCCGGTGATGATCGGCTTCAACTCCGTGCCGAAGGTGGCGGTGGTGCCCATCCTCATCATGTGGTTCGGCATCGGCGAGGTGCCGGCCATCCTCACCGCCTTCCTCATCTCCTTCTTCCCCATCGTGGTGAACGTTGCCACCGGCCTTGCCACCACCGAGCCGGAGCTGGAGGACGTGCTGCGCGCGCTCGGCGCCTCCAAGCTCGACATCATGCGCAAGGTTGGCATTCCCCGCACCGGGCCCTATCTCTTCGGGGCGCTCAAGGTGGGCATCACCCTCGCCTTTGTGGGCGCGGTGGTGTCCGAGACCATCGGCGCCAATGCGGGGGTGGGCCATCTCATGGTGCAGGCGGGCTCCAACTTCCAGATGCCGCTGGTGTTCGCCGGCCTCATCTCCCTCGCCATCCAGGGCATCCTCATGTACGCGATCTTCGCCGTGTTCGAGCGGCGGATGGTGGCCTGGGCCTTCCGTTCATCCCAGAGCGCGGGAGGCTGA
- a CDS encoding ABC transporter substrate-binding protein, which produces MSLMRSVFAAVLATLAAAPALAETDVKFALDWKFEGPSAPYFVALDKGYYKAEGLNVTIDSGPGSVAGIARVAAGTYPIGFFDINSLMKFRDQNPDKKVVAVQMVYDEPPFAIVSLKKTGIAKPKDLEGKILGAPAPDGAFAQWKAFVKENGIDAEKVKIENIGFPVREPMLADGKVDAITGFSFSSFFNLRQKGVPADDIAVMLMSKHGLVLYGNAIMVNPDFAKAHPEVVKGFVKATIKGIIDTAKDPKGAIKSVMKRNETADEAIELARLEMALKDNIVTDWVKANGTGDVDPARLAKSIEQVGITYDFKAKPTAADIFTSEFLPPASARKM; this is translated from the coding sequence ATGAGCCTGATGCGTTCCGTTTTCGCCGCGGTCCTCGCCACCCTGGCGGCGGCGCCGGCGCTGGCCGAGACCGACGTGAAGTTCGCGCTCGACTGGAAGTTCGAGGGGCCGTCCGCCCCCTATTTCGTGGCGCTGGACAAGGGCTACTACAAGGCCGAGGGGCTCAACGTGACCATCGACAGCGGTCCCGGCTCGGTGGCCGGCATCGCGCGCGTGGCGGCGGGCACCTATCCCATCGGCTTCTTCGACATCAATTCGCTGATGAAGTTCCGCGACCAGAACCCGGACAAGAAGGTCGTCGCCGTCCAGATGGTCTATGACGAGCCGCCGTTCGCCATCGTCAGCCTGAAGAAGACCGGCATCGCCAAGCCCAAGGATCTTGAAGGCAAGATCCTCGGCGCGCCGGCACCGGATGGCGCCTTCGCCCAGTGGAAGGCCTTCGTGAAGGAGAACGGCATCGACGCCGAGAAGGTGAAGATCGAGAATATCGGCTTCCCCGTGCGTGAGCCCATGCTGGCCGACGGCAAGGTGGACGCCATCACCGGCTTCTCCTTCTCCTCCTTCTTCAACCTGCGCCAGAAGGGCGTGCCGGCGGACGACATCGCGGTGATGCTCATGTCCAAGCACGGCCTCGTGCTCTACGGCAACGCCATCATGGTGAACCCCGACTTCGCCAAGGCCCATCCCGAGGTGGTGAAGGGCTTCGTGAAGGCGACCATCAAGGGCATCATCGACACGGCCAAGGACCCCAAGGGCGCCATCAAGTCGGTCATGAAGCGCAACGAGACGGCTGACGAGGCCATCGAGCTGGCCCGCCTCGAAATGGCGCTGAAGGACAATATCGTCACCGACTGGGTGAAGGCCAACGGCACCGGCGACGTGGACCCGGCGCGGCTGGCGAAGTCCATCGAACAGGTAGGCATCACCTACGACTTCAAGGCCAAGCCCACGGCGGCAGACATCTTCACCAGCGAGTTCCTGCCGCCCGCGAGCGCGCGGAAGATGTGA
- a CDS encoding tetratricopeptide repeat protein gives MLTVALGALSAPALAAQQTALADSDPEFNTLFDQSLKRPADVELAFRLARRAVEVGDYEAAIGVYERILFYNPRLVRVRLELARLYYRLGAYESARAYFEPIAQSPELSGQERDNIAAYLVEIDRRLATSQWSFYGQVGVRYQSNANYGPSSRLVIGQDVGALLPPSAAAQADGNAFALASIRHVYDFGNQRGDVWETNLNLYYSQQFQLQQLNLGFAEFNTGPRFALAPDALPGSSIRAYVLAGGVTLGGDGYLGTYGAGASLYLPFSAWFGLEPFVEIRQRDYQSSRDYPTASFQSGDMWTVGGNAFGRITDDWRWRARLSYNDASGELPWLSYNTFAVDLAAPFEFQGLWGVRRWIAIPSVGYSRYSYDAPNPFISKFITEQDNQYRVGLALDVPIHEQWGLLTQVQYSWSTSTLPNYAFDNFSVSIGPNVRF, from the coding sequence GTGCTGACTGTGGCGCTGGGCGCGCTGTCGGCGCCGGCGCTGGCAGCGCAGCAGACCGCGCTGGCGGACTCCGATCCGGAATTCAACACTCTTTTCGACCAGTCCCTGAAGCGTCCGGCGGACGTGGAACTGGCCTTCCGGCTCGCGCGGCGCGCGGTGGAGGTGGGTGACTACGAGGCCGCCATCGGCGTCTACGAGCGCATCCTCTTCTACAATCCCAGGCTGGTGCGGGTGCGCCTGGAGCTGGCGCGGCTTTACTACCGGCTCGGTGCGTATGAATCCGCACGCGCCTATTTCGAGCCCATCGCCCAGTCGCCGGAGCTGTCGGGGCAAGAGCGGGACAACATCGCCGCCTATCTGGTGGAGATCGACCGCCGCCTCGCCACCAGCCAGTGGAGCTTCTACGGACAGGTGGGCGTGCGCTACCAGTCCAACGCCAATTACGGCCCCTCCAGCCGCCTCGTGATCGGCCAGGATGTGGGCGCGCTCCTGCCGCCGAGCGCCGCCGCGCAGGCGGATGGCAATGCCTTCGCCCTCGCCTCCATCCGCCACGTCTACGACTTCGGCAACCAGCGCGGCGATGTCTGGGAAACCAACCTCAATCTGTATTATTCGCAGCAGTTCCAATTGCAGCAGCTGAACCTCGGCTTCGCCGAGTTCAACACCGGCCCGCGCTTCGCGCTGGCGCCGGATGCGCTGCCGGGCTCCTCCATCCGCGCCTATGTGCTCGCCGGCGGCGTGACGCTGGGCGGGGACGGCTATCTCGGCACCTACGGCGCGGGCGCCTCGCTCTATCTGCCGTTCAGCGCCTGGTTCGGGCTCGAGCCGTTCGTGGAGATCCGCCAGCGCGACTACCAGTCCTCGCGGGATTATCCCACCGCCTCCTTCCAGAGCGGCGACATGTGGACAGTGGGCGGCAACGCCTTCGGCCGCATCACCGACGACTGGCGCTGGCGCGCGCGCCTCTCCTACAACGATGCCTCCGGCGAACTGCCCTGGCTCTCCTACAACACCTTCGCGGTGGACCTCGCGGCGCCGTTCGAGTTCCAGGGCCTGTGGGGCGTGCGCCGCTGGATCGCTATCCCGAGCGTCGGCTACTCGCGCTACAGCTACGACGCGCCCAACCCCTTCATCTCCAAATTCATCACCGAGCAGGACAACCAGTATCGGGTCGGCCTCGCGCTTGACGTGCCGATCCACGAGCAGTGGGGGCTGCTGACCCAGGTCCAGTACAGCTGGTCCACCTCGACGCTGCCGAACTATGCGTTCGACAATTTCAGCGTTTCCATCGGCCCGAACGTGCGGTTCTGA
- a CDS encoding ABC transporter ATP-binding protein, which translates to MIVLDNVTLTYPGRTGPVTALAGTTLTVRKGEFAAVVGPSGCGKSTLMKLVTGLIRPTSGTVSIDGKEVKGPVKVAGMAFQHANLLPWRTVLQNVMLPLEIVEPYRRRFSRDKAAFQDKAMALLNVVGLGAFADRFPWEMSGGMQQRASLCRSLIHQPALLMLDEPFAALDAFTREELWCVLRDLWQEFGFTVILVTHDLREAAFLADTIHVMSARPGRIVETRQVPFPRPRDLDVCYRSEFTELVHELRNKIAEVRQAA; encoded by the coding sequence GTGATCGTCCTCGACAATGTGACCCTCACCTATCCCGGCCGCACCGGCCCGGTGACGGCACTGGCCGGCACCACGCTCACCGTGCGCAAGGGCGAGTTCGCGGCGGTGGTGGGGCCGTCGGGCTGCGGCAAGTCCACGCTGATGAAGCTTGTCACCGGCCTTATCCGGCCAACCTCCGGCACCGTCTCCATTGACGGCAAGGAGGTGAAGGGGCCGGTGAAGGTGGCGGGCATGGCCTTCCAGCACGCCAATCTCCTGCCGTGGCGCACCGTGCTGCAGAACGTGATGCTGCCGCTGGAGATCGTCGAGCCCTATCGCCGCCGCTTCTCCCGCGACAAGGCCGCGTTTCAGGACAAGGCCATGGCGCTGCTCAACGTGGTGGGCCTTGGCGCCTTCGCCGATCGTTTCCCGTGGGAGATGTCCGGCGGCATGCAGCAGCGCGCCTCGCTCTGCCGCTCGCTCATCCACCAGCCGGCGCTGCTGATGCTGGACGAGCCCTTCGCCGCGCTGGACGCCTTCACGCGCGAGGAATTGTGGTGCGTGCTGCGCGATCTCTGGCAGGAGTTCGGCTTCACCGTCATCCTCGTCACCCACGATTTGCGCGAGGCGGCCTTCCTCGCCGACACCATCCATGTGATGAGCGCGCGCCCCGGCCGCATCGTGGAGACGCGGCAGGTGCCGTTCCCGCGGCCGCGCGATCTCGATGTCTGCTATCGGTCCGAATTCACGGAACTGGTGCACGAACTGCGCAACAAGATCGCCGAAGTGCGGCAGGCGGCGTGA
- a CDS encoding alpha/beta hydrolase — MTALPLGPAATARGPLSFTHRFVPATDPSAAPLLLLHGTGGDENDLLPLGRMLSPGAALLSPRGKISEGGMPRFFRRLAEGVFDEEDVVRRANELADFIGEARAAYGLAAPVAVGFSNGANIAAAMLMLRPDALSGAALLRAMVPLANPPAGSIAGTPVLLLSGSADPIVPAANAARLAAQLGARGARVEHRVLPGGHGLMPADMSAMRDWLARTAPAA; from the coding sequence ATGACCGCCCTGCCCCTGGGCCCCGCCGCCACCGCGCGGGGTCCCCTTTCCTTCACCCACCGTTTCGTTCCGGCCACCGATCCGTCTGCCGCGCCGCTCTTGCTGCTCCACGGCACCGGCGGCGACGAGAACGATCTTCTCCCCCTCGGCCGGATGCTGTCGCCTGGCGCGGCCCTGCTGTCGCCGCGCGGCAAGATCAGCGAAGGCGGCATGCCCCGCTTCTTCCGCCGGCTGGCGGAAGGCGTCTTCGACGAGGAGGACGTGGTGCGGCGCGCCAACGAGCTGGCCGATTTCATCGGCGAGGCCCGCGCCGCCTATGGTCTGGCTGCCCCCGTGGCGGTGGGCTTCTCCAACGGCGCGAATATCGCCGCGGCGATGCTGATGCTGCGTCCGGACGCGCTCTCCGGCGCGGCGCTGCTGCGGGCCATGGTGCCGCTCGCGAACCCGCCTGCCGGCTCTATCGCCGGAACGCCGGTGCTGCTGCTCTCGGGTTCCGCCGATCCGATCGTGCCGGCGGCGAACGCGGCCCGCCTCGCGGCCCAGCTCGGCGCGCGCGGCGCCCGCGTGGAGCATCGTGTGCTGCCGGGCGGTCACGGCCTGATGCCCGCGGACATGTCCGCCATGCGCGACTGGCTTGCGCGGACCGCCCCGGCCGCCTGA
- a CDS encoding HU family DNA-binding protein, protein MTTKNELIAAVAEEAKLTKTAAAAAVDATFDIIAKALKDGEEVKLIGFGSFSVVTRAAREGRNPRTGKPVKIKASKAPKFTPGKGLKEAVND, encoded by the coding sequence ATGACCACCAAGAACGAACTGATCGCCGCCGTGGCCGAAGAGGCGAAGCTGACGAAGACCGCTGCGGCTGCGGCTGTGGACGCGACCTTCGACATCATCGCCAAGGCGCTCAAGGATGGCGAGGAAGTCAAGCTGATCGGTTTCGGCAGCTTCTCCGTGGTGACGCGCGCTGCCCGTGAAGGCCGCAACCCGCGCACCGGCAAGCCGGTGAAGATCAAGGCTTCCAAGGCGCCGAAGTTCACCCCCGGCAAGGGCCTCAAGGAAGCCGTGAACGACTGA
- a CDS encoding SGNH/GDSL hydrolase family protein, giving the protein MRRLRRFALPLIAVALSVLSPAAASAAGGCTARPSPALSMPAGVKALKDGQPLRILAIGSSTTAGAGASSSDQTYPSQLARRLATLMGEGRVTVMNAGVSGETGPSTLARLEALVKAQPAPHLVIWQVGTNDVIFGGDPTRLRAIVTQGLSAIAAAGAAAIVIDQQYFPGITDVARYESFVDAVDSTTVGRGVPLLRRYAMMKQWAAQDPQGFRKTLAWDSFHMNDAGYTCLADALAPAIVAASRVSGGNAAMATPAAPAKPAR; this is encoded by the coding sequence ATGCGCCGTCTTCGCCGTTTCGCCCTGCCCCTGATTGCCGTGGCGTTGTCCGTGCTCAGCCCCGCCGCCGCGTCGGCGGCCGGCGGCTGCACCGCGCGCCCGTCTCCGGCCCTGTCCATGCCGGCCGGCGTGAAGGCGCTGAAGGACGGCCAGCCGCTGCGCATCCTGGCCATCGGCTCGTCCACCACCGCCGGCGCGGGCGCATCGAGTTCGGACCAGACCTATCCGAGCCAGCTGGCCCGCCGTCTGGCGACGCTCATGGGCGAGGGGCGCGTCACGGTGATGAATGCCGGCGTCTCGGGCGAGACCGGCCCGTCCACCCTCGCGCGCCTGGAGGCGCTGGTGAAGGCGCAACCCGCGCCGCATCTGGTGATCTGGCAGGTGGGCACCAACGATGTCATCTTCGGCGGCGATCCCACCCGGCTGCGCGCGATCGTTACGCAAGGCCTCTCGGCCATCGCGGCCGCGGGCGCGGCGGCGATCGTGATCGACCAGCAGTATTTCCCCGGCATCACCGATGTCGCGCGCTACGAGAGCTTCGTGGACGCGGTGGATTCCACGACGGTCGGGCGTGGCGTGCCGCTCCTGCGCCGCTACGCCATGATGAAGCAGTGGGCCGCGCAGGATCCGCAGGGCTTCCGCAAGACGCTCGCGTGGGACAGCTTCCATATGAATGACGCCGGCTATACCTGCCTTGCGGACGCGCTTGCGCCGGCCATCGTCGCCGCCTCGCGGGTCAGCGGCGGAAACGCCGCCATGGCGACCCCGGCCGCCCCTGCGAAGCCAGCGCGCTGA
- a CDS encoding ring-cleaving dioxygenase codes for MRSIGLHHVTAIAGPARRNLDFYTRTLGLRLVKKTVNFDDPGTYHFYFGDAAGSPGSILTFFPWEAAGIGRAGVGETQETAFRIPEAAVSYWTERLVTAGLSPDLPEKRFGETVIAFKDPDGMRIALVGVPGIEAEPAWGGGEVPEAHAIRGMHSVTLLLKEAGATADILTDVFGFEEAGREGTRIRYRAPGVAVGGIVDIREAGGFLSGRQGRGSVHHIAFRAADDAAQAEMVEKLTARHGRHVTEQRDRNYFRSVYFREPGGVLFEIATDDPGFAVDEAPEHLGEALKLPAQYEAHRAEIERVLPQVA; via the coding sequence ATGCGCAGCATCGGACTTCATCACGTGACCGCCATCGCCGGCCCGGCCCGCCGCAATCTCGACTTCTACACCCGCACCCTTGGGCTGCGGCTGGTGAAGAAGACCGTCAATTTCGACGATCCCGGCACCTATCACTTCTATTTCGGCGATGCCGCCGGCTCGCCGGGCTCCATCCTCACCTTCTTCCCCTGGGAGGCGGCCGGCATCGGCCGGGCGGGCGTGGGCGAGACGCAGGAGACCGCGTTCCGTATCCCGGAGGCCGCCGTGAGCTACTGGACGGAGCGGCTCGTCACCGCCGGCCTGTCACCGGACCTGCCGGAGAAGCGCTTCGGTGAGACCGTGATCGCCTTCAAGGACCCGGACGGGATGCGCATCGCCCTCGTCGGCGTCCCCGGCATCGAGGCCGAGCCCGCCTGGGGCGGCGGCGAGGTGCCGGAGGCGCACGCCATTCGCGGTATGCATTCCGTGACCCTCCTCCTGAAGGAGGCCGGCGCCACCGCGGACATCCTCACCGACGTGTTCGGCTTCGAAGAGGCCGGTCGCGAGGGCACCCGCATCCGCTACCGGGCGCCCGGGGTTGCGGTCGGTGGCATCGTGGACATCCGCGAGGCCGGCGGCTTCCTCTCCGGCCGGCAGGGACGCGGCAGCGTCCACCACATCGCCTTCCGCGCCGCCGACGACGCGGCACAGGCCGAGATGGTGGAGAAGCTGACGGCCCGCCACGGCCGCCATGTCACCGAGCAGCGGGACCGGAACTACTTCCGCTCCGTCTACTTCCGCGAGCCCGGCGGCGTCCTGTTCGAGATCGCCACCGACGATCCTGGCTTCGCCGTGGACGAGGCGCCCGAGCATCTCGGCGAGGCGCTGAAGCTGCCGGCCCAGTACGAGGCGCACCGCGCCGAGATCGAGCGGGTTCTCCCGCAGGTCGCCTGA